In Candidatus Contubernalis alkalaceticus, the genomic window ATTCTGCAGCATGGTTGCTGTATTGGGCGGCATTACATTTAAGATCTTTTAAGGATTCTATTAGACGATCCATGTCATCCATTTATTTCTCTCCTTTAGATACTCTATTTAGGATAGTTTTCATAAGGATTAAGTGGTCTATTTTGGCGGTGGTTATCTGGTGAAAAGCATTTTGTATGCCGGGGTCAGTAGTTTCTTCCTGGTATTTTTTATATTTCTTTATTTCTATCTGTAAATTTTTAATAGTTTTTTTAAGCAAGTTAATTTCTCCTGAGGAAACGTTCATAAAAACCTCCTTCATGAACTGTAGTTTACTATAACTATCTTTTTATATTTATTATTTCTTCAGATTTTATTAATTATCCTTTTTGGTTAAAGACCCTTTTTTTTAACTGAAAGTGAAGGTGAAATATCAATTATTAAAACATACGTTCTAATTTTCTTATAATTATGTTACAATATATATAAACAAAATTACTGGAGGCTTTTTTTATGTCCAAAGGAAAAATGAAAATAGTTGCATTGGGAGACTCCATAACCTATGGTTTTCCCTATTCTCCCCAGGAATCTTGGGTAGCTATGGCTGGGGATATTTTGAATATGCAGATTATTAACCAGGGTGATTGCGGAGATACTACATCATTTATGTTGTATCGGTTTTTTCAGTCGGTGGTGCACTATAAACCTACCCACGTAATTATTATGGGGGGTGTTAATGATGCTTTTTCCAATATTTCACCGGGAACTGTGGGGGAAAACATAATAAAAATGTGTAACCATGCAGAAGAAGCTAAAATCAGGCCCATAATCGGCCTGCCCACTCCCGTAAATGAAAAACCCTATGAACACATATTAGCCTTGTATCGGGAACGTATGAGTATTTTTGCGGAAGAGAGGGGAATAAAAATCATAGATTTTTACAGGTCTATATTGGATCCCGAAACAGGTGGGATTCAAAGTGATTATCATGTAGATGGTGTTCATCCCAGCTTATACGGATATGAGGCTATGACTCAAGCAGTAAAAAAGGAACATTTTATAGAGTAATTTAAAAGTCACATATCGT contains:
- a CDS encoding GDSL-type esterase/lipase family protein, with product MSKGKMKIVALGDSITYGFPYSPQESWVAMAGDILNMQIINQGDCGDTTSFMLYRFFQSVVHYKPTHVIIMGGVNDAFSNISPGTVGENIIKMCNHAEEAKIRPIIGLPTPVNEKPYEHILALYRERMSIFAEERGIKIIDFYRSILDPETGGIQSDYHVDGVHPSLYGYEAMTQAVKKEHFIE